In a single window of the Arachis hypogaea cultivar Tifrunner chromosome 6, arahy.Tifrunner.gnm2.J5K5, whole genome shotgun sequence genome:
- the LOC140173365 gene encoding uncharacterized protein — MPRKAKYTKEVDSFEEHIDGMLAASDAEKRKGRKTTEFWNVELIDSNGIVKQAKMSVKEAMERSLNGSKVILRFNDELQAVGDGAGMLSGILGALGSDYSKFPICEKSWAKVQGKDTVYNDCIKGDVLLSGR, encoded by the exons ATGCCAAGAAAAGCTAAGTACACGAAAGAGGTAGATTCTTTTGAAGAACACATTGACGGAATGCTTGCTGCTTCTGATGCTGAAAAGCGCAAAGGACGAAAGACTACTGAGTTTTGGAATGTTGAACTCATTG ATTCTAATGGAATAGTCAAGCAAGCTAAAATGAGTGTGAAGGAGGCTATGGAGCGGTCTCTCAATGGAAGCAAGGTCATACTGAGGTTCAACGACGAGTTGCAAGCAGTTGGTGATGGAGCTGGGATGTTGAGTGGCATTTTAGGAGCGCTGGGTTCTGATTACAGTAAGTTTCCTATCTGTGAGAAGAGTTGGGCAAAGGTGCAGGGCAAAGACACCGTTTATAATGATTGCATAAAAG GAGATGTTCTACTTTCAGGTAGATAG